A region of Cheilinus undulatus linkage group 10, ASM1832078v1, whole genome shotgun sequence DNA encodes the following proteins:
- the rpl26 gene encoding 60S ribosomal protein L26: MKLNPFVTSSRRKNRKRHFNAPSHIRRKIMSSPLSKELRQKYNVRSMPIRKDDEVQVVRGHYKGQQIGKVVQVYRKKYVIYIERVQREKANGTTVHVGIHPSKVVITRLKLDKDRKKILERKAKSRADGKEKGKYKEETIEKMQE, translated from the exons ATGAAGCTGAACCCATTTGTAACATCCTCCCGCCGCAAGAACCGTAAGAGGCACTTCAATGCCCCCTCACACATCAGGAGGAAGATCATGTCCTCCCCTCTGTCCAAGGAGCTCAGACAGAAGTACAATGTGAGGTCCATGCCCATCCGCAAAGATGACGAAGTTCAG GTTGTCCGTGGACACTACAAAGGCCAGCAGATTGGCAAAGTCGTGCAGGTCTACAGGAAGAAGTACGTCATCTACATTGAGCGCGTGCAGAGAGAAAAGGCTAACGGAACCACAGTCCATGTTGGCATCCACCCCAGCAAG GTGGTCATCACCAGGCTAAAGCTGGACAAGGACCGCAAGAAGATCCTGGAGCGTAAGGCCAAGTCTCGCGCTGATGGAAAGGAGAAGGGCAAATACAAGGAGGAGACCATCGAGAAGATGCAGGAGTGA